One window from the genome of Zerene cesonia ecotype Mississippi chromosome 1, Zerene_cesonia_1.1, whole genome shotgun sequence encodes:
- the LOC119829915 gene encoding proteolipid protein 2-like — translation MAVQTNTQSMGSSNTVFNTQTRLDTSYVKSIPGILKVVAIVLDFLGYICIQASAFSSNWRGVYFMVAAHLGLWFSAILLLFYTFHIIEKYHNVKWLHIEMIGCGVVSFLYLIGSTIVVAFGSAAYSAAGFFGYLAMVLYGYEAFAKFQAIKSGELAQGSRVVTKQMHVTTPPALP, via the exons ATGGcagtacaaacaaacacacagtcAATGGGTTCTTCAAATACAGTGTTCAACACACAGACTAGATTGGACACCTCATATGTCAAGAGTATACCGGGAATCTTAAAAGTTGTAGCTATT GTACTCGACTTCCTTggatacatatgcatccaagCATCAGCATTCTCGTCAAATTGGCGAGGGGTATATTTCATGGTGGCAGCACACCTCGGGCTCTGGTTCTCAGCCATACTACTTCTGTTCTATACATTCCACATTATCGAGAAGTACCACAATGTAAAGTGGCTGCATATAGAGATGATTGGCTGTGGGGTTGTGTCattcttgtatttgattggTTCTACCATTGTGGTGGCGTTCGGTTCTGCAGCTTATTCCGCGGCTGGG TTCTTCGGTTACCTAGCAATGGTCCTCTACGGCTACGAGGCGTTCGCAAAGTTCCAAGCGATAAAATCTGGGGAGCTCGCGCAGGGTAGCCGCGTGGTCACCAAGCAGATGCACGTGACCACGCCGCCCGCGTTGCCATAG